Proteins from a single region of Chryseobacterium scophthalmum:
- the pyrH gene encoding UMP kinase, whose amino-acid sequence MKYKRILLKLSGEALMGNRQYGIDTERLMEYAQEIKKVVDRGCEIAIVIGGGNIFRGVAGAAKGMDRVQGDYMGMLATVINGMALQGALEDAGIKTRLQSAIEMDKVAEPFIKRRAVRHLEKGRVVIFGAGTGNPYFTTDTAATLRAIEIGADVILKGTRVDGIYDSDPEKNENAVKYNSLTFEEVFEKDLKVMDMTAFTLSHENKLPIIVFDMNKDGNLLKIVDGENVGTLVNL is encoded by the coding sequence ATGAAATATAAAAGAATCCTTCTCAAACTGAGTGGTGAGGCATTAATGGGGAACAGACAATACGGTATTGATACCGAAAGACTGATGGAATATGCTCAGGAAATCAAGAAAGTGGTTGACAGAGGCTGCGAAATTGCGATTGTAATTGGAGGAGGAAACATTTTCCGTGGCGTAGCAGGAGCTGCAAAAGGAATGGATAGAGTACAGGGCGATTATATGGGAATGCTTGCAACCGTTATCAACGGAATGGCTTTACAAGGCGCTTTGGAAGATGCAGGAATTAAAACCAGACTACAATCTGCTATCGAAATGGATAAAGTGGCAGAACCTTTCATTAAAAGAAGAGCAGTAAGACACCTTGAAAAAGGTAGAGTAGTGATCTTCGGAGCCGGAACAGGAAACCCTTATTTTACAACAGATACTGCAGCAACATTAAGAGCTATCGAAATAGGAGCTGATGTTATTCTTAAAGGAACAAGAGTGGATGGTATCTACGACAGCGATCCTGAGAAAAACGAAAATGCAGTAAAATATAATTCTTTAACTTTCGAAGAAGTTTTTGAAAAAGACCTTAAAGTAATGGATATGACTGCCTTTACATTAAGCCACGAAAATAAATTGCCAATTATTGTTTTTGATATGAACAAAGACGGTAATTTATTGAAAATTGTAGACGGAGAAAATGTAGGAACTTTAGTAAATCTTTAA
- the frr gene encoding ribosome recycling factor, protein MEELDLIIESVKHDMEAALKHLDHAFQRIRAGRASTSMVQDVMVEYYGAPTPINQVANVSVPDAMTISIQPWDRTAIGAIEKAIINSNLGFAPSNNGENIILNVPPLTEDRRKELAKQAKGETEDTKIVVRNARQNGIKELKKLEGVSEDLVKNVEATIQELTDKHVKLCDDHLKTKEAEIMKV, encoded by the coding sequence ATGGAAGAATTAGATCTTATCATAGAATCTGTAAAACATGATATGGAAGCGGCTCTTAAGCACCTGGATCATGCATTTCAAAGAATCAGAGCGGGACGTGCGTCTACAAGCATGGTTCAGGATGTGATGGTAGAATATTACGGTGCGCCAACTCCTATTAATCAGGTTGCTAACGTTTCTGTGCCGGATGCAATGACCATCTCTATTCAACCGTGGGACAGAACCGCAATTGGTGCTATTGAAAAAGCTATTATTAATTCTAACTTAGGATTTGCACCTTCTAATAACGGAGAAAACATCATCCTTAACGTACCACCTTTAACTGAGGACAGAAGAAAAGAATTGGCTAAACAAGCTAAAGGTGAAACTGAAGATACTAAAATCGTTGTAAGAAACGCAAGACAAAACGGTATCAAAGAACTGAAGAAACTGGAAGGAGTTTCTGAAGATTTAGTAAAAAATGTGGAAGCTACAATCCAGGAACTTACAGACAAGCATGTAAAGCTTTGTGACGACCATTTGAAAACAAAAGAAGCTGAAATTATGAAAGTATAA